Proteins co-encoded in one Arachis hypogaea cultivar Tifrunner chromosome 13, arahy.Tifrunner.gnm2.J5K5, whole genome shotgun sequence genomic window:
- the LOC112792612 gene encoding rho GDP-dissociation inhibitor 1 — MSTAVGAASTTKNVLFEANLGEEITNKVGNGGEPGQLPYSDDEEETDEAEEEEDPKLESDKEMDPHPGPQFSLKEHIDKDKDDESLRKWKEQLLGNIDMSAVGENKDPEVKIVSLTITCPGRPDQILPIPFTNDSKKSVFTLKEGTKFSLKFTFIVSNNLVSGLKYTNVVWKTGVRVDNIKKMLGTYSPQQEPYTYELEEETTPSGFFARGIYSARTKFVDDDKKCYLDASYQFEIQKNWPTPH; from the exons ATGTCTACTGCTGTAGGAGCTGCCTCCACAACCAAGAATGTTCTCTTTGAAGCTAATTTAGGTGAAGAGATCACAAACAAGGTTGGCAATGGTGGGGAACCAGGCCAGCTTCCTTAcagtgatgatgaagaagaaactGATGAggcagaggaagaggaagatCCCAAGCTAGAATCTGACAAGGAAATGGATCCTCATCCTGGTCCTCAATTCTCTCTCAAGGAGCATATTGACAAAGACAAA GATGATGAGAGtctgagaaaatggaaagagcaacttCTTGGAAATATTGATATGTCTGCTGTTGGAG AGAATAAGGATCCAGAAGTGAAGATAGTGAGCCTCACAATCACATGCCCAGGAAGGCCTGATCAAATCTTGCCAATTCCATTTACTAATGATTCTAAGAAGAGTGTCTTCACCCTTAAGGAAGGGACCAAATTCAGCCTCAAATTCACCTTCATTGTCTCCAACAACCTTGTTTCCGGCCTCAAATACACTAATGTTGTTTGGAAAACTGGTGTTAGAG tggacaatataaaaaaaatgttgggAACTTATAGCCCACAGCAGGAACCATATACATATGAATTAGAAGAAGAAACTACCCCTTCAGGATTCTTTGCTAGGGGAATCTATTCAGCAAGAACCAAA TTTGTAGATGATGATAAAAAATGCTACTTGGATGCAAGTTATCAGTTTGAAATTCAGAAAAATTGGCCTACACCCCATTGA